The sequence TTTTCCCAAAATGGTGTACCATGCTGAACAGAAAAGGTAAGATCTGACCTTGAGGGTGAACAGCAGAATGACACTATCTATTATATGTAAAACCATTACAGTATAAAAGAACATTATTTGATCCATTAGTGTTTTACCAGTATGTTTCCTTTGAAGTATTCTTTTCACAATGTGAGCTATTATTCTAATCCCACATTCCTGCTTGTTTCCCATGCCTTTCAATATTTCTATTTTCCAAGCATTGATTTCACTACTTTTTATAAGTGTTTATGGACTCTACTGCAACTAATATTAAGCAGGAGTTCCAAAGTCGAATTTCCTGTGTAAAAGTTATGTTAGTTGTTATGCTGCAATATTTTCCCAAAATGGTGTACCATGCTGAACAGAAAAGGTAAGATCTGACCTTGAGGGTGAACAGCAGAATGACACTATCTATTATATGTAAAACCATTACAGTATAAAAGAACATTATTTGATCCATTAGTGTTTTACCAGTATGTTTCCTTTGAAGTATTCTTTTCACAATGTGAGCTATTATTCTAATCCCACATTCCTGCTTGTTTCCCATGCCTTTCAATATTTCTATTTTCCAAGCATTGATTTCACTACTTTTTATAAGTGTTTATGGACTCTACTGCAACTAATATTAAGCAGGAGTTCCAAAGTCGAATTTCCTGTGTAAAAGTTACCGTTCAATCTTTGTTTTAAATTAGGTTTTATGAATAGACTTTCAGAAGATGCGGATCAAAAATTGCTCTTGTGGTGCAAAGCTCACCAAAGATTTGTAGCTTTATATATTTATGTAGATTATGAGCAAAGTAGCTTTTGCTAAAAGACAGTTAAGAGCTTAATGTTAAAAGCCAAAATCTCCAAAGTAATAATCTTTGGAATACAACCTGAGCCACGAGCAAATTGACATATTGTGGATAAAGTCAAAAAgtatgctgctggaaaagcacagctgatcaggcagcatccaaggagcaggagagtcgacaaatcgggcataaacccttcatcaggaatgtttagGAGGGGGTGTGGGATGTGTGCAAGGGGGCCGACAGATAAATAAGTGGGGTGTGGGGCTTGGGTGGCTGGTATCTAGggaagtgataggtggatgcaggtgggggtgatggtgataggttagagtggggggtggagtggataggtgggaagaaagagggatagataggacagttcaagggtgatgccgagttggagggttggatctgggataagatgggggaggggagatgaggaaactggtgaaatcaatgttgatgctgtgtggttggagggtcccaaggtggaagatgaggtgttcttccaccaggcattgggtggcttggatttggaggtggaggagcccagggcttgcatgtccttggtggagtgggagggggagttgaagtggttgaccacagggtggtggggttgtttagagcgtgtgtcccagagatattctctgagaacatctgttctctCTCCCGACCCTCCTTCACTACAAAATCCTAGCCACTCAAtgtttggaggaagaacgcctcatcttctaacttgggaccctccaaccacacagcatcaacatcaatttcaccagtttcctcatctccccccccccccccccccccaccccccaccttatcccagatccagccctccaactcggcactgccctcttggactgctcctgcctgtccatcttctttcccatctatctgctccaccttctgctctgacctatcaccatcaccccccacctgcatccatctCTCACCTTCCTACCTTCCCcatcccctcctatttatctctcagccccttgggcacccccaacccccgccacattcctgatgtagggttaatgcctgaaacatcgactctgctgctcctcagatgctgcctgacctgctgtgcttttccagtgccacagttTTTGAGTCTGAtgtccaacatctgcaatcctcactttctcttacatTGTGGATAAAATCAAGGACTTCAGtgcatggctcaaagattggtgtgggtaGAATAGCCTTCCACTCATGGTGCTGTTCTGGTGGAATGGGCTTCACTTGgcctgtgctgggaccagtgctTTGGCGAATCAGATAACAAGAGCTATGGAGAGGACTTTAAACTAATTAGAggggggagtgttgggggagagGTGAAAAGTAGACTTACATAGCAAGAGATTGTGGCAGACTACAGGGTAGCAATTTGCATAATAGTTCCCAGGAAGGGACTGAGTATATAAACATAGAGAAAAAGTAGTAAGTATGGTGAAAGGGGGACATAATAGTAAAAATGTGTGTGGTATTCAAAACAATATACATGAAATAACTGCACAAATTCAATTTAATACATGTGATCTACTAGCCACTACTGTGATTTGGTTACAAGGAAATcaaagctgggaactaaatattcgGGGGTAAGAGACTTTTCAAATGTCACACAGGAAGGAAAGAGTGGCAGAGTAACATTGTTAGTATGGGTTGGGATAAATATGACAGCAAGAAATTACCTTGAATCAAACCCATATAGAGTCAATATTAGCGGAGGTAAGAGAAAGGGAATGAAGACACCGGTAGGAGAGGTCCATAGACCCCTTAACAATAACTATGTGCTGGGACAGAGAATAAATCAAGAGATAATCAAGACATATGCCAAAGACAGTAAATTAATTATAGGTGACTTTTTAATTTTCTTGGAATTGGGATAGTCAGATTGGCTAAGGGAGCCATGCGGAAGAATTCAAGGTGTGTATTTGAGACAGTTTCCTCAATATTGTAGATTCAGTCAGGGATTTGACTATCTTGAATCTAGTGGTGTGTAATGAGGCAGTTTTAATACATGATGTCAGAGTAAAatatactcttgactctgatctccagcatctgcagtcctcactttctactagaaTAAAATATCCCTTTGGAAACAATGACTATAACATGGTCAAATTTATCAATCAGTTTGACAGGGAAGAACTTGAGTCAGAAACAACAAGATCTGGtttaaatagattagattacattacagtgtggaaacaggcccttcggcccaacaagtccacattgacccgcaacccacccatacccctacatttgccccttacctaacactacgggcaatttagcatggccaattcacctgacctgcacatctttggattgtgggaggaaaccggagcacacccatgcagacacggggagaatgtgcaaactccacacagtcaggtcgactgaggcgggaattgaacctgggtctctggcgctgtgaggcagtagtgctaaccactgtgccaccgtgccgcccacaataagGGTAATTACAATGTTAGAGCTAGCTGGAGCAAACTGGGGAAGGGGTCTAGCAGCAAAGACAATTCAGGAACAATGGCAGACTTGCAAGAAAATAGTTCATAGCTCACAATGAAGACATTATTCCAGTGAAGAAGAATGGTTCTAGGAAAGGGATATACTAACCATGCTTAACTGAGGAAGTTAAAGatagcatcaaattgaaagaaaaaacacatataatgtggcaaagattagtggtaaGCTGGAGGTTTGGGAAAATTGTAAAAACCAACAGAAGCTAACCAAAAACAAAGAGAAGACGAAAATAAACTTTGAGGATAAACTTGAAAGGAATATCAAAATGCATAGTAAAAGCTACTTTAcctatataaaaaggaagagagaagtcAAGGCAAACATAGGTCGCTTTAGAGAATAAGGCTTGGGAAGCATTAATGAGGAAGCAGAAAATGGCAGAAAATACATCAGCCTTGACATTAGAAGATACTATAGCATCCCAAAATTATTAAATATTCAAGGAGCAAAAGAAGAGGCAATAAGTACATTGATAATTACTAGAGGAAAAAGTGTTTGAGGAAACTAACGGGCATAAAGACTAATAAGTCCTGATGGGATGCTGCCAAGGATATTGAAGAAAGTAGTTACAGAGGTAATGGTTGCACTGGTAGTAAACCTCTTGGAATTATTTGATTCTGGAAACATCCCAGAGGATTAGAAAGCTGCCAATGTAACACTTTTATTCAGAAATAGAGGAGACAGAAGTTAGGAACTCTACAGGTAAGTAGCTTAATAGCTGTTATGGGGAAGTGTCGGAGTCTGGTATAAGGATACATTAACAGAGCATTTAGATATGTACAATAAGATTAAGCAGAGTCAGCTTAGCTTCATGAAGGGGAAGTCATGACTTACAAATTTACTAcattctttgagaaagtaacaagcaAGATGGATAAAGGGGAAGCAATGGACgtaatttggattttcagaaggtagtTGATAAGATGCCAAACATTAGGCTACTTCATGATATCACATGGGAGTAGTATATtcacatggatagaggattggctaattaATACAACACAAAGTTGGAATAAGAAGGGAATTTTCAGGGTGGCAATCTCAGATtcgtggagtgccacagggatcagtgtgggaCCACAGTTATTTACATTATGTATTAAATTCTTGGATGCGGAAACTGAATGTACTATAACTTGTGGATGAGACAAAAATAGGATTTTTGAGGTtgagtcattaaatatattcatacagaatagacagatttttaatctgtaAAGGAATCAAAAGTGAtgaaaaaaggcaggaaagtggagttgagtatTATCAGAAcaaccatgatcttgttgaatgctaAGGCAGACTCAGTGGGTTGAATGACCTTCTTCTCTTGAGGCCTAATGTGTgtgatgcactttgataggagGAACTTTGAAAACAGTATAAAATAGAGGATGCAATTCTAAATGGAGTGTAGGACCAGAGGACCCTGAGTGCATGTGTGCAGAGATCATTGCCTGGACTAGtagagagagcagttaataaattAGACAGTgtcctcagctttattaataggggcatagagtacaagaacAAAGTGGTGATGTTGAATTTGTATAAGACACTTGTTATACCTTTACAGGTGTATTGTATGCAGTTGTGGGTGCTACATTATAGGAaatatgtgaatgcattggagagaatgcagaagcaATCTACACAAATGGCTCCAGAAGTGACGCTAGTTTGAAGAAGTCAGGACTGTTCTGTTTGGAGAGAAGTTTGAGAGGAGATTAATGGAgactttcaaaatcatgagtgggctggATGGCGTAGGTAGGGAGAAGCTATTCCTGCTCATGAAAAGAACAAGAAAGAGAAGCATAGATTTCAAGTGATGTGCAAAAGAAAGCAAGGTGGTAAGAAGCTTTCACACAGTGAGCAGTTAAggtatggaatgcacttcctggaaCTATTGTGGAGGCAAGTAGGATTGAATGGATAGTCTGCATGGGTATGGGAAAaatgcaggagattggcactagataATGGTGCTTGTTGGAAGGGACAACAGATGGAATGCCCTCATTCTGTATTGTAATAAATCTGTGATTTTTGTGATTCTGAGCTCTTCAACCATCTTGTTTTTTACGTTAGCTTATTTCATTTGAACTGCATAATGGCTAGATCACATCTTTAATGTCAATGTCCCCATCAATAAATAATCTAAGTGTCTATGAGGTTAATTTCACTTTAGTTCATTATAAAACTGGAAAAGGGGCTCTTCCGATCAGCCTTTATATCAATGTTACATGATGATAAAGTCCAGTTTCACTGAACTAAATGTAAACGAAATTGTCGATGTTGTTAGTTAAAGTTTCCAtaataaatatttaaataaaattattGATACCTGTTACATTTTTAAAGCAGAAGAATTTCTATCAAATGATTAAAACAGATCTTTATATTGTGCAAAATATCAACAAAGGTGTTTAACTATTTTCACATTACGATCATAGATTTTATAATAATTGATGCATTACATACAAAACATTCAACAATAAAAATTATGTATCTTTTAAAAAATGTATCAACAATAAAAATTGATTTACCTTTAAAAAAGATGTAATTAATTAGCATTAGTTTGGTTGAACGGTCAATTGTGTCAAACATGTTTTTAATTTTCCCTTTTGTCATCTTTTTCACATAATCATTCAGTTGTAACCTGGCATTTTCAGGATCCCGATTGAAATCTAGAGAAAACACCTCAGCATTGTAAAACTTCTTGGACTCATTTAGAAAGCTTGGCAACACATCATAGCCTTTTTGAATATGAAGAGAGTTTCCCATTAATAGCTGAAGCTCATTTTGTTCTGCCATCAGGGACTGTAAGAGTTGCTTGTAGTCCCTGTTCATTTCAGCTATTTTTTCCTCTGTCATACTATCGAGGTGAAGTCCCTTGAAAAGCTGCTCACGTGTCACAGATCTGGTACCCAGAGACAATAAGGCTAAAGCAGTGGAAATACTCAAAGGGGAGAAGAAAATATTGGAAGTAGTCTGGTTAGCAATTTCTTTGTAGAGCTGAAAAGCAAAATCAGTGTTTGCAGAAGAAATCATTGCCAAATCAGATTCTTGCCCATGATTTTGAAGGTCTTCTTCATGGTTGACATGTTGTTTCTTCTTCGTTGCAGAAAAGTCTGTTCCAGTGACAAGGGTAACGACTAACAGCAAAATTACAGGACGGAGCATGGCTTCTATCAATTCTCTTGTTTTCAAGACTCCTGTTTTCAATAGAAGAACAGTTGAATATTTCATAGTTTATTTCTTTTTCCACCTCCTTTATAAATTACTTTTTCTGAGGCAAACCCCACTCCCTACATTCCCCATGCTGTAATTTACCATGTTGAAATATTGGGAAGTTATCTCTTCCCAGATTTCTGAAAATGAAATTTCAACTCTCCTATTGAGAAGAATTCACCAACAAGTAGAATAACTGCAtttatataaagttaaaaatcacacaacaccaggttatagtccaacaggtttaattggaagcacgctagctttcggagtgatgctccttcatcaggttgtgtgatttttaactttgtacaccccagtccaacaccggcatctccaaatcatgcattTATATAGAGCACTAATATAGCAAAACCTACCAAGCATTTCACAGTGTTGTGAACAAGTATGACATGAGTCAAATAAGGGGGAGATAAAGTCAGATGACCAAGACATTGGTCAAAAAAATAAGATTCTAGGGGTGTATGGGTGTTGAGTTACTCATTAGATCTCCAAGCTTAGAGTGCAATATTATGGGTAGGTGTACATTTTACAAAACTCTTTCACATCAGTTTGGCTGCAGGCAGTACTTACTGGTATGATTTCAGTGGATGGAAAATTATGGACAGCATGCCCACTGTTATCTAACATATATTAGGTGAATATAACCATCTACTAGTGATGCAGGAACTTTCAACATTTACTGTAAAGCATTATTAGAAGATTGAGAAATTGGAATATCTGTCCACTACAGAATTCAATTGTCAGCAGCCATTTTGTGATTGAAAAAAATCTCTACTTAGAGAGCTCTGCAAGGATTCAGGACTAATTTGGAATCACACACTAGGTAATCGCACATTCTTAAGATCGTGAACATTATCAGTCTTTCCCAGAGATGTTGGCAGCATCCATTTTGGAATTGTTTAAAAGTCCATTATCAATTTTTTCAACTATCATTATACATTTAAATCATTCTTTTCTATGTCACAATCATTCTCAGCTTCAGTCATGTACCGCTCTTCAAGTTGTACTGCTATCCTGACACTGTTTTTACTTCAATAGGACATTCTTTTTGAACATGTCGATCTCTTGTGTTGCTGCCCTGCACCCCCAACATTAGATTGCTTGTTGTATATATTTCCTCCATGCAACTGTTAGAGGCCAACTTTTCAACAACTGTCTTTTGGCACTCTCTTGTAAGTCCATCTGATCTTGTTATCTTGCTTCACTAGCAATGGACAAATAGCTGGGAAATTGCTGTGATGATAATATTAATGACAAACACCATAAACTCTACTCATGAGCGACTTTGTTCTTCAGTAACAAATTTACAACACAATTTACTGCGCAAAATAAGCAGAGAACGTTGCATGTAATGTCTTTTTGTCTGAAATATTACTTGATTTTTAATAAGGTTCTGTGATCCATGAATATATTATGGATAACCTAAATTACATGCTTAAAAAGTCATTTCAGAGAAACTGTCAATCCCCTCCCACCAGTTTAATGGAGGCCGATTCATGATAATTAGCTGTTCAATATTTTTATTGACGTTTTCCATGGAGCAACATAAAAATGACACTGACCATGTAATGTCGTAAGTCATTCACACCATAATTTACAATGGTATCTACACCATAACAATGACAGACTATTGAAGTACTATTACTAGTCTTAAGAAATGTTgacctttttaaaaataagataAAGCAACAGTTGAAGAAGCAAATGATAGAGGCTGTACACAATAGAACAGCAGAAAAAAATTAGTCAAATACGATACTGGCTACTGTAGTTTTTACAACTCCACAACATTCCATTTTCTTCAACAGCATTCTTATCCTTAGCTACTAATTAGAGGTAGAGAGAGTAGAGATAAAAAAAAGTTCAGGGACAAAGCTTTTCTTTGCAAAAATAGTGGGTCAGAATTTGCTGAAAAAGTAATAATGCATGAGCTACACACACCATTATTAAAGCTTTAAACAAACAGTTAATTCTTTACGAATTGCAAATCGACTAAAGTTGTTGAGCAATTTGTGACGCTTGCCCTGGCTTTGCATAAACAGCACCTCCAACTTTATATCCCTGTGATTTTCCTGAAGTTGCTGCACTTGCATTCTAATTATCCATTTTAGCATACCACAAATAGTTAATTTTAATAACATCACAAGTCCCCTGAAATATTGAAGCATTTGTTAATGACTGGCAATTAACTTTTTTCAGCCAGAAAGTGAATCATTATAAATATGGAGTTGTGTTCCTTTTTAGTTCTGAATTATTTTGAGATGTTAAGAATTGTTGAATtaaattaacatttttttctTATTTGACATTGCTGCCTCCTCTTTCCTTTATGTTTAATTTTTCTTCTCTTCTCGTCAGTATTTACATTgtaaaagggcaatgttagtgagaatacggagttacaggctacaagattagatgggattgaggttgacaaagaggaggttttagcaactttagaagatctg is a genomic window of Chiloscyllium punctatum isolate Juve2018m chromosome 4, sChiPun1.3, whole genome shotgun sequence containing:
- the LOC140476207 gene encoding alpha-1-antiproteinase-like → MLRPVILLLVVTLVTGTDFSATKKKQHVNHEEDLQNHGQESDLAMISSANTDFAFQLYKEIANQTTSNIFFSPLSISTALALLSLGTRSVTREQLFKGLHLDSMTEEKIAEMNRDYKQLLQSLMAEQNELQLLMGNSLHIQKGYDVLPSFLNESKKFYNAEVFSLDFNRDPENARLQLNDYVKKMTKGKIKNMFDTIDRSTKLMLINYIFFKGKWKNPFDPAQTRETLFKVNKTTDVTVQMMRQTNRFSMISDYNLFSNVIKLPYLGNASMIAILPADGKLEHVEQNLSHEKFDEWVQQLAHHKQQCILQFPKVSLSLSYGLKDILAKMGVRDLFTSAANLSGISESENLKVSQVSHKAVLDIDEKSTEAAGATGVEIIPMSLPPTLAFNRPFILIIYEENTNNILFVGRLKDPSK